In a genomic window of Pedobacter sp. KBS0701:
- a CDS encoding serine hydrolase yields MNDYKNILLFCTITLLLTTNVAAQSNTGKTDIDSVMSKRMFESGIVGLGAAIIIDKKVVWKKGYGFSDIQSGAAFTTSTLMNIASVSKTVTGACLMKAVEQGKLSLDEDINNYLSFKIHNPYFPEDKITLRNLSTHTSGLTDRYPFYTDSLYFNGKDSPQVLGDFLQNYFMPGGKYYSKENFLNHKSGTFREYSNIGAALAGYIVEVRTGQKLNEYSKRYLFGPLKMEDTGWFMSEINLKKHTKLYKKQDNNVREIPLYGCTTYPDGGVRSSVDNLSNFFICLLNDGKYKNRQVLKAESVMEMLRFQFDEANKPENVKPKSLNSGIFWATKMGATRIGHNGSDPGVRVFMLSDLNKQVGVILFINTSLSEKEENKFFEIYEDLYRYGIKLRG; encoded by the coding sequence ATGAATGATTATAAAAACATCCTTCTTTTTTGTACAATAACATTATTGCTAACTACAAATGTTGCTGCACAAAGTAACACTGGCAAAACGGACATTGATAGCGTGATGAGTAAAAGAATGTTCGAAAGTGGGATTGTCGGACTTGGTGCAGCCATTATCATCGATAAAAAAGTTGTCTGGAAAAAAGGATATGGATTTTCAGATATACAAAGCGGTGCAGCTTTCACCACATCAACCCTGATGAACATCGCATCAGTATCTAAAACGGTAACCGGTGCTTGCCTCATGAAAGCTGTAGAACAGGGCAAACTCTCCCTGGATGAGGATATAAACAACTATCTTTCCTTCAAAATTCACAATCCTTATTTTCCGGAAGATAAAATAACCCTTCGAAACTTATCTACTCATACTTCAGGACTTACAGACAGGTATCCTTTTTACACCGACAGCCTTTATTTTAACGGGAAAGATTCCCCACAGGTATTGGGCGATTTTCTGCAGAACTATTTTATGCCCGGTGGAAAGTATTATTCGAAAGAGAACTTCCTTAATCACAAATCCGGAACATTCCGTGAATATTCTAATATTGGTGCTGCACTTGCGGGTTATATTGTTGAAGTCAGAACGGGTCAAAAATTGAACGAATACAGTAAAAGATACCTGTTCGGTCCGTTGAAAATGGAAGATACCGGATGGTTTATGTCAGAGATAAACCTGAAAAAGCATACCAAACTTTACAAAAAACAGGATAATAACGTTAGGGAGATTCCTTTGTATGGCTGCACTACCTATCCGGATGGAGGTGTTCGCAGCTCGGTAGATAATCTAAGTAACTTCTTTATCTGCCTTTTAAATGATGGAAAATACAAAAACAGGCAGGTATTAAAAGCAGAATCCGTTATGGAAATGCTCAGATTCCAGTTTGATGAAGCCAATAAACCTGAAAATGTAAAACCTAAATCACTGAATTCAGGTATTTTTTGGGCGACAAAGATGGGGGCTACCAGGATCGGACACAATGGATCGGACCCAGGAGTAAGGGTTTTTATGCTTTCTGATCTCAATAAGCAAGTTGGCGTTATCTTATTTATAAATACTTCGTTAAGTGAAAAGGAAGAAAATAAATTCTTTGAAATTTATGAAGATCTCTATCGATACGGCATTAAACTTAGAGGATAG
- a CDS encoding carboxypeptidase-like regulatory domain-containing protein: protein MKLKKYALTFLYVISATAVVSAQYKEPEKKDKVEIFRPEMAFDSLQAKKMLAKGSGVIKGVAYTKQKHPLGYSVPFSPRILANKMKVVLLPVTPYFEEWYRLRKDKENIRKKRFVYLSDQAYRYRLEAITNSDGEFTFPDMKPGKYFLQGMLDYTLRGKYNAYTGSGYNDYGGRTDYYQQKEYSKNIQDRIEVFVEVKENGEIVKVKLH from the coding sequence ATGAAGCTGAAAAAATATGCCCTTACATTTCTCTATGTAATATCAGCAACAGCTGTAGTTTCGGCACAGTACAAAGAACCGGAAAAAAAAGATAAGGTGGAGATCTTCCGCCCGGAGATGGCATTCGACTCCCTGCAGGCAAAAAAAATGTTGGCAAAAGGGAGTGGTGTTATTAAAGGTGTAGCATATACGAAGCAGAAACATCCGCTTGGATATAGCGTTCCGTTCTCACCCCGTATACTGGCTAACAAAATGAAGGTAGTGCTTTTACCGGTAACACCTTATTTTGAAGAATGGTACAGGCTTAGAAAAGATAAAGAAAACATCAGGAAAAAACGTTTTGTCTATCTTTCTGATCAAGCTTACAGATATAGGCTTGAAGCAATCACAAATAGTGACGGGGAATTCACATTTCCAGACATGAAGCCTGGTAAATACTTCCTGCAGGGTATGCTGGATTATACCCTGAGGGGCAAGTATAATGCCTACACAGGTAGCGGGTATAACGACTATGGAGGGCGAACCGATTATTATCAGCAAAAAGAATATTCCAAAAATATCCAGGACCGGATTGAGGTGTTCGTAGAGGTAAAGGAGAACGGAGAGATTGTTAAGGTCAAACTGCATTAA
- a CDS encoding RidA family protein: MKKTYKPLIHYSLLLFMLASSSCKNGKNENTAIDKREKKPLTTVKEKWHWGSGKDQNTTAGYAQVVKSGKVIYISGVPTNDLSPKGISEVYERLNQCLKAFGASSKNVVKETLYTTDIEAMKKYNGARKAFYKDDFPAASWVQVSRLYEPDSKLEIELIAHLEGIEE; encoded by the coding sequence ATGAAAAAAACCTATAAACCGTTGATTCATTATTCTCTGTTGCTGTTTATGCTGGCCAGTAGCAGTTGCAAAAACGGTAAGAATGAAAATACCGCTATAGATAAACGGGAAAAGAAGCCGCTAACAACAGTTAAAGAGAAATGGCACTGGGGCAGTGGTAAAGATCAAAATACAACAGCGGGATATGCCCAGGTTGTTAAATCCGGCAAGGTAATTTACATATCAGGTGTTCCTACAAATGACCTGAGTCCAAAAGGGATCAGCGAGGTTTATGAAAGGCTTAATCAATGCCTTAAAGCATTTGGTGCTTCCTCAAAGAATGTTGTTAAAGAAACACTTTACACTACCGATATTGAAGCGATGAAAAAGTATAACGGTGCAAGGAAAGCGTTTTATAAAGACGACTTTCCTGCTGCAAGCTGGGTTCAGGTCAGTAGACTATATGAGCCCGATTCAAAGCTGGAAATCGAACTAATTGCACATCTCGAAGGTATTGAGGAATAA
- a CDS encoding alpha/beta hydrolase, with the protein MKTFLKWTKRIVLGLVTLLILLLLIGFIFERISRNEAEKIKPDGQFVEVEDHRLHYYKRGNGGPTIVFETAFDPAGHLQWYNIQQELPSTYTSVSYDRAGILWSERGKNPKSGEEMAKELHLMLEKANAPKPYILVGHSFGGTLVRFFVNKYPKDVAGVIFVDSQCPDDEKYLSPELFKMVNQGLPGSFLKFANTFGLARLMFKGMFPNNKQYEYQNTIMPALLYKSADALLEEQDQMRSIKNEASKIKSFGNIPLYVLTAVDEKRFDSSIKDLKLKTEMLSAWNKMQKDFLPLSTESKQILIPNSGHYINQEQPKVIETAINDMVNKILPQK; encoded by the coding sequence ATGAAGACCTTTCTAAAATGGACCAAACGTATAGTCCTGGGCTTAGTTACCTTGCTAATATTGTTGCTCCTGATCGGATTTATTTTTGAAAGAATATCACGGAATGAAGCTGAAAAAATTAAACCTGATGGCCAGTTTGTAGAAGTTGAAGATCATCGTCTTCATTATTACAAAAGAGGGAACGGCGGCCCAACCATTGTATTTGAAACCGCATTCGATCCGGCCGGACATCTGCAATGGTACAATATTCAACAAGAATTACCAAGCACTTATACAAGCGTCTCGTATGACAGGGCCGGGATTTTATGGAGTGAGCGAGGTAAAAATCCAAAATCAGGTGAGGAAATGGCTAAAGAATTACATCTTATGCTGGAAAAAGCCAACGCCCCAAAACCATATATTCTTGTAGGCCATTCCTTTGGAGGAACACTTGTCCGGTTTTTTGTCAACAAATATCCGAAAGATGTTGCAGGCGTAATATTTGTGGATAGTCAGTGCCCCGATGACGAAAAATATTTATCTCCCGAACTATTCAAAATGGTCAATCAGGGTTTGCCAGGTAGCTTTCTAAAATTCGCCAACACTTTTGGGCTCGCCAGATTAATGTTCAAAGGTATGTTTCCCAATAATAAACAATATGAATATCAAAACACCATAATGCCCGCTCTGCTGTACAAAAGTGCTGATGCATTACTGGAGGAACAGGATCAGATGCGTTCGATCAAAAATGAAGCATCAAAAATAAAATCTTTTGGCAATATTCCTCTTTATGTATTGACTGCCGTAGATGAAAAGCGCTTTGATTCTTCCATCAAAGATTTAAAACTGAAAACAGAGATGCTAAGTGCGTGGAATAAAATGCAAAAAGATTTTCTGCCACTTTCCACGGAAAGCAAACAGATCTTAATACCAAATAGCGGTCATTATATTAATCAGGAACAGCCAAAAGTTATCGAAACCGCAATCAATGATATGGTGAATAAAATATTACCTCAAAAATAA